CATTTGCCAAATGACCACACCCATGTAAAGCAGCAGCTCGCGTTCGGCATGGTTGAGCAGATCTTCGCCGGTGGCCATCAAGTAGGCAAGAATGAGCGGCTGTTGCCGGCTCATTTGCTCAATCAGCTTTTGTGCCTGGCTGGGAGGAATGGTCGCCATTTTCTGCCAGGTGGCTTCGACTATTTCCGCGGAAATGGGTTGCATATGATTTCAATTCCTCAGGGTTGTCTCGTTCCCAAGAACGAGGGTTTAGAGTTTGCAGACTAGATAGCCGGCGCCCGCGCCCAGACCGAAATACACCACCTTTCCCAGGAAGCGCGGGAAAAATGCCGAAGGCGGCTTGGGGACTTCGACGGTTCGGGTAACCGGGGGAATGTAGACGCTGACATCCTTGAACGCGCCCGAGGGATGGAGCGGCCAGTCAAATTGGGCATAACGCGCCGACACGCGCACCAGCGAAGTATCGCCGGCCGGATATGCGAACGTATGCTTGAGATGGGCGCTGAATTCCTGCCCGGGCGCTTCCGGCACGCACGGGCAATCCACCGCGACTTGGACAGTGTCGATACGAGATTCACCCGGCACGCGCACGGGCACGCGCACATACACGCGATTGCTCGCTTTCAGCGAGTCAATGAAGGCTTGATACTCTCCCGCGTCGGCAAAGACGCGCGTGAGGCCCGCCAGCCGTGTCTCGAACTTCGCGGTGGCAAGCGAGTCTACATACGATTCCGCCGGCGGCAGGGTGACAGTGACTTTGTCGCGCGGCCACAGCCAAATCGCCAGCGCCGCCCCGATAATCGCAGCGCCGAGATACGACAGTATCGTTTTCAGCATGGCGAACCTCCTTCACATTGTTATTGTGGCATCATTTCGGCTTTGATTCCGCCTGCAGGCGCTACGACCAACGGCGTGTTTTGGATCGGATATCTGCGCCAGTCTTTGTAATCGAAATGCCACCATTCGAATTCATAAACGGTGAAGCCGTGCGCCTCCATCGTCCGGCGCAGCAATTCCCGGTGCCAGCGCTGCGCACTGGTGCCGCCGGGATAATCAGGATGGGCGCGCACCGAGAATTCATCATAGCCGCTCACCATTGGCACCGGTTTGCCGGTGGCCAGCTCATACAGCGTGAGATCAACCGCGCAGCCGCGATTGTGACGCGAGCCGCGGGAAGGATCCGCGACATAGATCTTCTTGTCCGCGGGCGTGGCTTCCCAAAACATTTTGGTGACAAACCAGGGACGGTAGGCGTCGTGAATCAACAGACCGTAGCCCTTGGCTTTCAAGCTGCGATGCGCGGCCAGCAACGCCTGCGCTGCCGGCCGCTGCAGCAACGCTTTGGCGTGATCGTAAAAAACCGCGCCCATGAAATTGTTGGTGGAAGCATAACGAATGTCGAACTGGAGGGTGGAATCGAGGCCGGCGAGATCAACCAGATCAGGCGTGAGAAAATCATTGCCGGCTTCGGCGGGCGGCTGCGCAGCCAACGCCGCGGCGCGCAATTCTGCCGCCGGTTTGAGCGGGGTCAGGCGAAAGGTCTCACCTCGCTCCACGCCGAGCTTGCGGCGTTTGAACACAATGCCGGCGGCTTCCACCTCGGTGGCCAGCCCCTCACCGTCGCGCGCAAAAATGAGCTGCTCGCCGTGATACAGGCCGTAATCGGGAAAGGCAAACACCTCGGCCGAAATTTCCGTGAGCGGGTAGGAGAAGAACCACTCGATCAGTGCATGCAAGCGGCCGTTTCGTTCGAGAATGTAGAGGGTGTTGTGATCCCAGCCGTATTCGCCGATCAGACCCTGCCATTTCTCCGACGCGGGTGGCGGCGCAAGATCCGGCACACGGCGGAACACCTTGCCGTCCATGAGCAGAGAGTCGTGGCCCACGGCCAGCAGGCGCGTGCCGAAAGCCAGGCTGCCGTCGGTGATCAGCGTGTCGCCCAGGGCGCGCAACGGCGCGCACACCGTGCCGCGCCACATCAGCAATTTGCCACTGCGCGCCAGCAACTCGATGCGTTCATCACCGGTGGCATAACTGCCGGCAAGCTGCTGCCCGCGCAGCGAGTCCACCGGCTGCGTGAAGACAAATGACGGTAGCGGCTGGTGGGCGCGTTGCGCCAGCATGAGGCGATGGGCGTGACTGACGATGCGGTCAATGACGGTATTCGCGCAATCTCTGGTGGTCACCGCAATGACACCGAGTTTGTCGTCGGGCAGGGCGCTCAATTGCGTCGCGAAGCCGTAGAGCACGCCGTCATGGCCGAGGCGGCGATGGCCGGCGAAGTCGCTCACAAAAAAACCGAGACCAAAGCCATACGTGCGACCGGCGGGCACGAACTGCGGCGTGTACATCAGCTCGAGGGTTTCGGGCTTGAGAATCTGCACCTTGCCGGCGCGGCCGCCATTGAACAACACTTGCAGAAATTGCGCGAGATCAGCAACGCTGGCATACAGATTGGCAGCCGGAACCAGGCCCAACTCAAACGTCGGCGCGGGAAATTCGCGCTCGTCATAACCCCACATGTAGGCTCGCGCGAGTGACTTGATCACGCTGGCATCGGGCGCAAAGGAGCTGTGCTGCAATCCCATCGGCTGCAACACCGCCCGCTGCATGTAGGCCGCAAACGGTTCGCCCTGCACGCGCTCGAGCACATAACCAACAAGCGAGATGCCGGCATTCGAATACTTGGTGCGCGTTCCCGGCTCATAAACCAGCGTAGTGGCATGCAGACTCTGCACGGTGGCCGCCAGCGCAGGCTCGGAGGGATCGAAGTAACTGCCCACCGGCGGCTCGCGCACCAATCCCGCGCGGTGTGACATGAGTTGCCGCAAAGTGATGGGTTGTTTGAATGGGTTGCGGGGCTGAAACTCCGGCAGGTAGGCGGTCACCGGGGCATCGAGATCAAGGCGACCGGCTTCGACCAGTTGCATGATCGCAATGTCGGTGAACAATTTCGACACCGAACCGACGCGAAAAACCGTCTCGGTACTCGCCGGAATCTTGCGGTCGGGATCGGCCCAGCCGAAGCCGCGCGCCCACACGATCGCCTGGTCATCGACCAGGGCAATCGCGAGCGCGGGCAGGTTTTTGCCGTCCATTTCGTGCTGGATGACGCGCTCGAGTTCAGTGGCAATGCTGAGATAATCAGGACGAGGGGCAAGCCTGCCGGAGGCTGCGGCAGAGGCAAAGCAGAAAAGCCAAACGAGGGTAAGAAATGAGAACTGCAACCGCCAGGTTCGTGGTTGGATAGTCATCCCGGTTCCCTTCCTCACGCTGGATTTGATATCAAGATCGACAAGCAAGCTAACACGGAAGCTTTCAAAAGCAAGGGAATTGTTGAGGCGCGCGCGGCACCGCGGCTCAGGCCGTTGTCCTTGACATTTGAGCAGCGATTCCCAATCTTGCACCGAGTTCATGAGAAGTATTCACCCAGCCCGAACGAACCGGAGCCAAAGAAGGCAGAAGCGACCGCAAAGCCACGCATAGAAAAGACTCGAGTTTTGTCTTTCAGAACCGCCGGTAGAAAATGATTGGGAAATCTTTGCGGCTTTGCTTCTCGGCGTGAATTCTTTCGCTCAAAGTGGAAAAAGTCCGAGATTTTCAGAATTGACACAAAACCCGCATCAATACAGGTCGAGAAAGCAACCACCGAACAGATCTTTGCTTTTTGCAACGAGTTTACTCTTTAGTGACTAATCGAAGGGAAACGATGATGAAGACTTTTCTCTTGCTGGCCGGAATGATGCTGCTGGCGGCGTGCGCGCCCTCGCCGCAAGCCCTGCAATCGCAGGCGCAGGAATTTCTTGACGACTACACGGCAAGATTCAAAGAACTGTCATATGCCTCCGCGCAGGCGGAGTGGGCTTCGAATACCAAAATCGTCGAAGGTGACACCACCAATGCGCACAACACGCGCGTGGCCAACGAAGCCCTGGCCGCCTTCACCGGCAGCGTGGCAAACATCGAAAAGGCGCGTCACTTTTTGAAAGAGCGCGACAAGCTGACGCCGCTGCAGGTCAAGCAACTGCAGATGATTCTCTACAAAGCGGCCGACAAGCCGCAGACCGTGGCCGAGGTCGTGAAGGCGCGCATTGCCGCGGAGGCCGCGCAAACCGAGCAACTCTTCGGCTTCACGTTTCAGATTGCCGGCAAACCGGTGACCACGAATGAGATCGACAATCTGCTGAAAACCTCGACGGATTTGAACCAACGGCTGCAAGCTTGGGAGGCTTCCAAGGAAGTCGGCAAACAGCTCAAGGACGGCCTGGCAAACCTGCAGCGCTTGCGCAACCAAACAGTGCAGGCTTTGGGCTATGCGGATTATTTCAGCTATCAGGTGTCGGATTACGGCATGACGGTCGACGAGATGATGGCGCTGATGGACGATCTCGTGCGTGAGCTGCGGCCGCTCTATCGCGAGCTGCACACCTATGCGCGCTATGAGCTGGCGAAAAAATATGGCGTGCCCGTGCCCGCGTTGCTGCCCGCCCACTGGCTGCCCAACCGTTGGGCGCAAGATTGGAGTCCGATGATCAACGTCGCCGGCTTCGATCTCGATGCGGCGCTCAAGGACAAGTCCGCCGAATGGATTGTGCAGCAGGCGGAAGAGTTCTACGTCAGCCTGGGCTTCGCTAGAATGCCCGCGAGCTTTTGGGAGAAGTCGTCCCTCTATCCCCTGCCGGCGGACGCGCCCTACAAGAAGAACAATCATGCTTCGGCGTGGCATCTCGATCTGGAGCAGGACATTCGCTCGCTGATGAGCATCGAACCCAACGCGGAGTGGTACGAAACCACGCACCATGAGCTGGGCCACATTTACTATTACATGAGCTACACCAACGACCAGGTGCCGCCGCTGCTGCGTGAGGGCGCCAATCGCGCTTATCATGAGGCCATCGGCAGCATGCTGGGACTGGCCTCGATGCAAAAGCCCTTCCTGCAAAGCCGCGGTTTGCTGCCGGCGCAGGCGCAGAGCGATGAAATGCAGACGCTGCTCAAGGAGGCGCTGAATTACATCGTCTTCATCCCGTTCTCGGCGGGCACCATGTCGCGCTTCGAGCATGAGCTGTATGCGAAGAACCTGCCGCAGGAGCAATACAACCAGCGCTGGTGGGAATTGGCGGAAAAATACCAGGGCGTTGTGCCGCCCGGCCCGCGCGGAGAGGAATATTGTGACGCCGCTTCCAAGACGCATATCAACGATGACGCCGCGCAGTACTATGACTATGCGTTGTCCTTCATTCTGCTTTATCAACTGCACGATCACATCGCCACCAAGATTCTGCAGCAGGATCCGCACGCGACAAACTACTACGGCAATCAAGAGGTGGGCAAAT
The window above is part of the bacterium genome. Proteins encoded here:
- a CDS encoding serine hydrolase; translation: MTIQPRTWRLQFSFLTLVWLFCFASAAASGRLAPRPDYLSIATELERVIQHEMDGKNLPALAIALVDDQAIVWARGFGWADPDRKIPASTETVFRVGSVSKLFTDIAIMQLVEAGRLDLDAPVTAYLPEFQPRNPFKQPITLRQLMSHRAGLVREPPVGSYFDPSEPALAATVQSLHATTLVYEPGTRTKYSNAGISLVGYVLERVQGEPFAAYMQRAVLQPMGLQHSSFAPDASVIKSLARAYMWGYDEREFPAPTFELGLVPAANLYASVADLAQFLQVLFNGGRAGKVQILKPETLELMYTPQFVPAGRTYGFGLGFFVSDFAGHRRLGHDGVLYGFATQLSALPDDKLGVIAVTTRDCANTVIDRIVSHAHRLMLAQRAHQPLPSFVFTQPVDSLRGQQLAGSYATGDERIELLARSGKLLMWRGTVCAPLRALGDTLITDGSLAFGTRLLAVGHDSLLMDGKVFRRVPDLAPPPASEKWQGLIGEYGWDHNTLYILERNGRLHALIEWFFSYPLTEISAEVFAFPDYGLYHGEQLIFARDGEGLATEVEAAGIVFKRRKLGVERGETFRLTPLKPAAELRAAALAAQPPAEAGNDFLTPDLVDLAGLDSTLQFDIRYASTNNFMGAVFYDHAKALLQRPAAQALLAAHRSLKAKGYGLLIHDAYRPWFVTKMFWEATPADKKIYVADPSRGSRHNRGCAVDLTLYELATGKPVPMVSGYDEFSVRAHPDYPGGTSAQRWHRELLRRTMEAHGFTVYEFEWWHFDYKDWRRYPIQNTPLVVAPAGGIKAEMMPQ
- a CDS encoding M2 family metallopeptidase, yielding MMKTFLLLAGMMLLAACAPSPQALQSQAQEFLDDYTARFKELSYASAQAEWASNTKIVEGDTTNAHNTRVANEALAAFTGSVANIEKARHFLKERDKLTPLQVKQLQMILYKAADKPQTVAEVVKARIAAEAAQTEQLFGFTFQIAGKPVTTNEIDNLLKTSTDLNQRLQAWEASKEVGKQLKDGLANLQRLRNQTVQALGYADYFSYQVSDYGMTVDEMMALMDDLVRELRPLYRELHTYARYELAKKYGVPVPALLPAHWLPNRWAQDWSPMINVAGFDLDAALKDKSAEWIVQQAEEFYVSLGFARMPASFWEKSSLYPLPADAPYKKNNHASAWHLDLEQDIRSLMSIEPNAEWYETTHHELGHIYYYMSYTNDQVPPLLREGANRAYHEAIGSMLGLASMQKPFLQSRGLLPAQAQSDEMQTLLKEALNYIVFIPFSAGTMSRFEHELYAKNLPQEQYNQRWWELAEKYQGVVPPGPRGEEYCDAASKTHINDDAAQYYDYALSFILLYQLHDHIATKILQQDPHATNYYGNQEVGKFLADIMQPGASRDWREVLKEKTGEDLSAKAMLRYFAPLLDYLKKENAGREHTLVDI